One part of the Homo sapiens chromosome 19, GRCh38.p14 Primary Assembly genome encodes these proteins:
- the PEX11G gene encoding peroxisomal membrane protein 11C isoform X3: MASLSGLASALESYRGRDRLIRVLGYCCQLVGGVLVEQCPARSEVGTRLLVVSTQLSHCRTILRLFDDLAMFVYTKQYGLGAQEEDAFVRCVSVLGNLADQLYYPCEHVAWAADARVLHVDSSRWWTLSTTLWALSLLLGVARIKWNCFTAIEVLCAPPAAAFLFRACGFSSFLWICSEQGEWVESIPCVLIMTRHLP, encoded by the exons ATGGCGTCGCTGAGCGGCCTGGCGTCGGCGCTGGAGTCGTACAGGGGCCGGGACCGCCTG ATCCGAGTGCTGGGGTACTGCTGCCAGCTGGTTGGTGGAGTTCTGGTTGAACAGTGTCCCGCCAGGTCCGAAGTGGGGACACGTCTGTTGGTGGTGTCCACCCAACTCAGCCACTGCAGGACCATCTTGCGACTCTTTGATGACCTGGCCATGTTTGTCTACACTAAGCAATATGGCCTGGGGGCACAG GAGGAGGACGCCTTTGTCCGCTGTGTCTCCGTCCTAGGGAACCTGGCTGACCAGCTCTACTACCCCTGTGAGCACGTGGCCTGGGCGGCTGATGCCCGGGTCCTCCACGTGGACTCTTCTCGGTGGTGGACGCTGAGTACAACCCTGTGGGCCCTCTCTCTGCTCCTGGGGGTTGCCAG aatcaaatggaattgttTCACGGCCATCGAAGTCCTGTGTGCCCCGCCTGCTGCGGCATTCTTGTTTCGGGCATGTGGTTTTTCATCATTTCTCTGGATTTGCAGTGAGCAGGGGGAGTGGGTGGAGAGCATTCCATGTGTGCTCATCATGACCAGACATCTGCCCTAA
- the PEX11G gene encoding peroxisomal membrane protein 11C isoform X1 has protein sequence MASLSGLASALESYRGRDRLIRVLGYCCQLVGGVLVEQCPARSEVGTRLLVVSTQLSHCRTILRLFDDLAMFVYTKQYGLGAQEEDAFVRCVSVLGNLADQLYYPCEHVAWAADARVLHVDSSRWWTLSTTLWALSLLLGVASLPDYWQHPHGAFVTTDAPPWIHHHPKIKWNCFTAIEVLCAPPAAAFLFRACGFSSFLWICSEQGEWVESIPCVLIMTRHLP, from the exons ATGGCGTCGCTGAGCGGCCTGGCGTCGGCGCTGGAGTCGTACAGGGGCCGGGACCGCCTG ATCCGAGTGCTGGGGTACTGCTGCCAGCTGGTTGGTGGAGTTCTGGTTGAACAGTGTCCCGCCAGGTCCGAAGTGGGGACACGTCTGTTGGTGGTGTCCACCCAACTCAGCCACTGCAGGACCATCTTGCGACTCTTTGATGACCTGGCCATGTTTGTCTACACTAAGCAATATGGCCTGGGGGCACAG GAGGAGGACGCCTTTGTCCGCTGTGTCTCCGTCCTAGGGAACCTGGCTGACCAGCTCTACTACCCCTGTGAGCACGTGGCCTGGGCGGCTGATGCCCGGGTCCTCCACGTGGACTCTTCTCGGTGGTGGACGCTGAGTACAACCCTGTGGGCCCTCTCTCTGCTCCTGGGGGTTGCCAG CCTCCCCGACTACTGGCAGCATCCAcatggtgcatttgttacaactgatgccCCTCCATGGATCCATCATCACCCCAA aatcaaatggaattgttTCACGGCCATCGAAGTCCTGTGTGCCCCGCCTGCTGCGGCATTCTTGTTTCGGGCATGTGGTTTTTCATCATTTCTCTGGATTTGCAGTGAGCAGGGGGAGTGGGTGGAGAGCATTCCATGTGTGCTCATCATGACCAGACATCTGCCCTAA